The genomic region CCTGGCCATCGAGAAGGACCCCGAATTTATAGATGCATACTACAACCGGGGGGTTATGCATTATTTTCGCAGGGAATACGACCAGGCCATTGAGGACTTGAACAAAGTTATTGAAAAAAGGCCAGATCATGTGATGGCATACGCAAGCAGAGGCTCTGTGTACGATAAGATCGGCGACCAGCAGAAGGCCCTGAGCGATTATCGCAAAGCAGCACAACTGGGAGACAAGGACGTGCAGGAAAATTTGCGATCAAAAGGGATAGAGTGGCGATAAAGGCAGTGAATGATGCGGTGAATAGTCGATAGCCATCAGCGGTCAGCACACAGCCGTCAGCTGAAACAAAAAAGGCTCTAAGCTGATCGCTTAAGAAGTTTATCTCTCTGCCCTCAGCTCTACGCTCTCTGCTGTATTTCTCGCCGAACGCCGAACGAATCACGCCGAACGTTTTCCTGAGAATCTCGATATACGATTGACCATGAGAAGCGAAGGGAAAATCAAGATCCGGGATAGAGCAAAGAAAAAGGGCTTAAGTTGACCTTAAGCCCTTTTTAGTTTTAATGTCTCAACTATTTCTTTGCGGGAAACAGTTTATCAAGCAGTTCCTTTGAAGGCGGTTTTGTCATGGCGCTGACCACGAAATAGAGGATACCGCAGCCGATCACAAGTATCCATTCGAAGGTGCCCATGCCGAGCTGCCTCTTTAAGAGCACTTTATAGCCGCCATAAATACTATA from Syntrophorhabdaceae bacterium harbors:
- a CDS encoding tetratricopeptide repeat protein, whose amino-acid sequence is LAIEKDPEFIDAYYNRGVMHYFRREYDQAIEDLNKVIEKRPDHVMAYASRGSVYDKIGDQQKALSDYRKAAQLGDKDVQENLRSKGIEWR